One genomic window of Manihot esculenta cultivar AM560-2 chromosome 16, M.esculenta_v8, whole genome shotgun sequence includes the following:
- the LOC110602812 gene encoding uncharacterized protein LOC110602812 has translation MVLPASDINLPTTNTTQGTLEICDELDIFSTAEHFHEIKLSSIQQSEMPAKRETNPLKEKQISVDPISLRESSRREASFNLMLPPILTPPDGPLPLPPLKPPLVSCSLPNSACSSPRFSFPFLKKKWKNESQASPRQIDRLAYQHSGAHPHHFSQQEVNLRKSKSCAEGRISSAADELDLWFSKSNVINYETKPQGNFSISEANIDDHKDGKKFDSNDEGFKCGALCMYLPGFSRVKPVRSKKEQVEAEVRNIISRTVSLEKFECGSWASSAIINDHEDGDSTNLYFDLPLELIRTSVNDANSPVAAAFVFDKDHKGVLKNTSTRATNRKSHESPRHVRFSTSSPTSYPASPAACITPRLRKAREDFNAFLEAQST, from the coding sequence ATGGTTCTACCGGCTTCAGATATTAATCTTCCAACCACAAACACCACCCAAGGAACACTTGAAATCTGCGATGAGCTAGATATCTTTTCCACTGCTGAACACTTCCATGAGATCAAATTATCGTCCATTCAACAATCTGAAATGCCAGCTAAAAGGGAGACGAATCCTCTGAAGGAGAAGCAGATTTCGGTGGATCCCATATCTTTAAGAGAATCATCTAGGAGGGAGGctagttttaatttaatgttgCCGCCTATTCTCACTCCACCAGATGGACCACTGCCTCTACCACCCTTGAAACCTCCGCTTGTAAGCTGCAGCCTCCCTAACTCAGCCTGCTCGTCACCTCGATTCAGCTTCCCTTTTTTGAAGAAGAAATGGAAGAATGAAAGCCAAGCATCACCTCGTCAAATTGATCGTCTGGCTTATCAACATTCTGGTGCACACCCTCACCATTTCTCTCAGCAAGAAGTTAATCTGAGGAAGAGCAAGTCTTGCGCAGAAGGAAGAATTTCTTCAGCTGCTGATGAACTTGATCTTTGGTTTAGCAAATCGAATGTCATCAACTATGAAACCAAGCCACAGGGAAACTTCTCCATATCTGAGGCTAACATAGACGATCACAAGGATGGTAAGAAATTCGATTCTAACGATGAGGGATTTAAATGTGGAGCCCTTTGCATGTATCTTCCAGGCTTTAGCAGGGTAAAACCAGTGAGATCAAAGAAAGAACAAGTAGAAGCTGAAGTCCGAAACATAATATCCAGGACAGTTTCTCTGGAAAAATTTGAATGTGGATCATGGGCTTCATCGGCTATTATAAATGACCATGAAGATGGAGACTCCACGAATCTTTATTTTGACTTACCATTGGAGCTAATCCGTACTAGTGTGAACGATGCAAATTCGCCGGTGGCTGCCGCATTTGTATTTGACAAGGATCATAAAGGGGTTCTCAAGAACACTTCAACAAGAGCAACAAACAGAAAATCCCATGAATCCCCACGCCATGTTCGGTTTTCAACCTCATCTCCGACATCTTACCCTGCCTCGCCGGCTGCTTGCATTACGCCTCGCCTGCGCAAGGCAAGAGAGGACTTCAATGCCTTCTTGGAAGCCCAGAGCACATGA